The Mesorhizobium sp. AR02 genomic interval CGACGTGCCGATAACGCGCGAAGCGGCAATGGCTTCGGTGTGACCTGTCTGGGTTGTCATGATCTGCTCCTCGTTGTCGTTGAACTCTGCTTTGACAATGAGGGGCGCGGGCGAAAGTTCCCGACCTTTTCGGCGGGGGCCAATCACTCCGCGAGGATGAAAGTGACCTTCATGTTGACGCGATAGGCCGCGATCTTGCCGTCCTCGACGACGATCTTCTGATCCTGGATCCAGGCGCCTTCAACGTTCTTCAGGGTTTTCGAAGCGCGGGCGATTCCCTTTTCGATGGCGTCCTGAAAACTCTTCTTCGACGACGAGGTGATTTCGGTGACGCGGGCGACGGACATGGCTTCCTCCTGCCAAAACGCTCATTTGCCGGCCAAGCGTACAACCGGCCCCTCTCAACCACAAGCACGGGCAGGAAGCGCTGGCTCAGCGCCCCTTGGCGATCCGGTCGAAGGCCATCAGCCTTTCGAGCAGAGCCGGCATATCCTTCAGCGGCAGCATGTTCGGGCCATCGGAAGAGGTCGAATTGTCGGGATCCTGGTGGGTCTCGATGAAGACGCCGGCGACGCCGACGGCGACGGCCGCACGCGCCAGCGTCTCGACAAAGCGCCGCTCGCCACCCGAGGAACCGCCCTGCCCGCCGGGCTGCTGCACCGAATGCGTGGCGTCGAAAATCACCGGCGCGCCGATTTCCGCCATGATCGGCAGCGCGCGCATATCCGACACCAGCGTGTTGTAGCCGAAGGACGCGCCACGCTCCGTGGTCAAGACATTGGCGTTGCCGGAACCGGTGATCTTGGCGACCACGTTCTTCATGTCCCAGGGCGCGAGGAACTGCCCCTTCTTCACGTTGATCACCTTGCCCGTTTTCGCGGCGGCAACCAGCATATCGGTCTGGCGCGACAGGAAGGCCGGAATCTGCAGCACATCGACATGCGGCGCGACGATCGCGCACTGCTCCTCGGTGTGGACATCGGTCAGCACGGGAAGCGAAAATTCCTTGCGCAGCTCATCGAAGACCGGAAGTGCGGCGTCCATGCCGGCGCCACGCGTTGCCGACAGCGAGGTGCGATTGGCCTTGTCGTAGCTCGTCTTGTAGACGAGGCCGATGCCAAGCTTGCCTGTCAGTTCCTTCAGCGCGCCGGCCATGTCGAAGGCATGCTGGCGCGATTCGAACTGGCACGGACCAGCGATCAGCGCCAAAGCCGCATTGTTGTCGAAGACGACGTTGCCGACCGTTACGGCCGAATTGGGCGCCATCGAATTGGACGCTTGGGACTTGCTCATGGGATCTCCCGGAAGATGAAAGCCGCGCCCTGTCCGGACACCGGCGGCACGACAATATCAGTGCCCGCTATATCGTGCTGGATGGAATTGGCTGCAAGCAGCCGCGATGTGACATCGATGCTTCGGACGGCAAAGACGATCGCTACGAAGCGAAGTTTCGTCGATGACCCGGCCGGAACGCCAAAGCGGGCGGTGAAGGATTTGGGGTCAAGCACGCTCAAGGTTGCATTCGGCAGGAGAAACACCCCGTCCTCGCCGTTGGCGGCAGGATTGTTCACCGCCACGGAGATCAGCCTGATCTGTTCGTCAGGCTGGTCGCTGACCGCCACCACCTCCACAATGCCCGTGGCGCCATTGGCATGGGTCTGCAAAGCCGTGCGGTCCACTTTCGGCGCGTTGATCCGATGGCAGGCGAACAGGAACGCGTCGGTTGCGCCGCTGGCCGAGGCAAAGGCGAGCTTGAATGACGCCACATCGCTCTTGCCCGATGTATCCGTGAAAGCGCGCGAAAAGCTCAGCGTGTCTCCCGCCGACAGGCCGGCCTCGACATAGCGCGCATGATCGGCGTCGGCATTGTCCGTGCCGAGAACGACCGCGGAAAATCCCTCATCGCCGCGGCTGTCGCGATAGAGGCGGTCGCGCGCGACGAAGACATTGCCCCCGGTGGCCGCCTTGATCGCTGCCTGTTCACTGCCGATCGCGAGCGGCTCCAGATAGGTGCCGTCGGCGAGGAAAACGCAGCAGTTTTCCGTTCCGAAGGGATGGATTCCGGTCGGGGCGACGACGAAGCCCAGCGAAGCGAGCCGGGCTCGCGCCGTGTCGAGGCTGCCGGTCGGCAGAACGAGATGGTCAAGCGGATGCGTGCCGGTGGTTGGTCTGTCGGTCATCAGGCGCGGTGTGCATCATTCCGAAGAGCGGTTCAAGGCCATTTCCCGTTGGTGGCCGCCGGGGACTTGTCGAGATCCGGAACCGCGCGCTGGATCAGCTGCCCGCCACGACATCGGCGGAATAGCGCAATTCGCGCAATGGTTTGACCTTGGCTGTGGTCTGCGCATAGAGCGGATGCGCCTTGTAAGCGGCCAGCGCCGCGTCGTCGGCGAACTCGGCATAGACGACGACATCAACTTCATCCGACAGCGGGTCGACCTTGGTGTTCAAAGTAACCTCGAAGAGACTGGAATGAGGAATGTTGCCAAGTGCCAACAGCCCGGTGCGCACTGCCTCCACATCCTCCTTGCGCCGCGCGCTGAAGAAAACGATATGCCGGATCAATCCCGCCTCCTCGATCTGAATGTCGGGGTCTTTAGTGACGGCGGTCCCCTCGCGTCAACCGTTCATGGCGCCACGCGTCCTTGCGACGCGCCCCAAACGGGACCGGACCTCATCTCGCGGCGACGAACACCTCGCAGAAGCGCCGGGCTGCTATTTTTGGAAGGGGATATTATGCCTTGCCGGTGACGTAGCGCACAGCATGGGAGAGCTCCCTGACCGAGATGTCGAGATACCGGCCCTGATTGTAGAGGCCGTCCCAGATCAGGAAGAACGCGATGGCGGCAATGACGACTACATAACGCATGGCTAAAGCTATCGCACAAGCGCGACTGCGGCCATAGACGTTTTTTGATTTTGGGCAGCAGCGGCTCGACGAAAATGCCGAACGCCACGTGGCACAGCCCAGCCAACGGCCTGCCTCTTGAAGTTCCCCCTCATGACGTGGAAGATTGTGATCGGCATTCGCTGGGAAGCGCAGAAGCTCCGGTTAACGGGCGCGCGCTTTCGTTCGACCCGCCTGTCGCCGAACCCGTGAGCTACGGGACGAGGCAAGGGCGTTCGAACCTGGCGGATGATCCAAGAGAACCGTGGTTCGGCAATTTGCGCCGGTACCACGGAAATCCAGGGGCATGAAATGGCACACGGGGAACATCATAGCGTAGCGCCGGGCGAAGCGGTCAGGCTCGACGAGTTCAATTTCGCCGAGATTGTCAAAGGCCTGCCGGCCAAGGCGCGCATGGTGCTGTCGGCAGCGATGAACCTGCCGCGTGGTTCGCTCAAGGTCAGGATGCCGGATGGTCGCGCCGTTCTCGTTGGCGGCAAGGGACCTGGCCCGGACGCCGAACTGGTGCTCAAGAACTGGCGCTTGCCAGGCCGCGCCTTTTCCGGCGGCACGATCGGTGTTGCCGAATCCTATATGGACGGCGATTGGGAAAGCCCTGACGTCACCAGCTTCCTGGAATTGTTCGTGGTCAATTCGGCAATCGGTGAACGCGTCGCCGGCGGCGCCAGCTGGCTCATCAACACCGTCCAGCGCATCCGCCACTGGTTCAACGAGAACACGCGCACCGGCTCGAAGCGCAATATCTCGGCACATTACGATCTCGGCAACGCCTTCTACAAGGAGTGGCTCGACCCGAGCATGACCTATTCCTCGGCGCTTTACGCGAATGGCGCCAATGACCTGGAAAGCGCCCAGGCCGCCAAATATCGGGCGCTGGCCAGGGACACGGGTATCGGCAGGAAGGACCATGTGCTGGAGATCGGCTGCGGCTGGGGCGGCTTCGCCGAATTCGCGGCACGCGAAATCGGCTGCCGCGTTACGGGACTGACGATCAGCCGCGAACAGCACGATTTCGCCAAGGCACGCATCGCCAAGGCCGGGCTTGCCGACAAGGTCGATATCAAGCTGCAGGATTACCGCGACGAAACAGGGACTTACGACCGCATTGCGTCGATCGAGATGTTCGAAGCGGTCGGCGAGAAATACTGGCCGGTGTTCTTCGGCAAGATGAAGGCCTGCCTGCGGCCCGGCGGTACCGCGGGCCTGCAGATCATTACCATCAACGAGGCCGCCTACGATACCTATCGTGCCAGGCCGGATTTCATCCAGCGCTACGTATTTCCGGGCGGCATGCTGCCGACACCGTCAATCCTGAAGGCGCTCGGCAAGGACCATGGCCTTGCGCATCTGCGTGAGCGCGTGTTTCCGGACGATTATGCGCGCACGCTCGCCGAATGGCGGCATCGCTTCTGGGCGTCGTGGGAGAAGATCGTGCCGCTCGGCTTCGACGATCGCTTCAAGAAACTCTGGGAGTTTTACCTCCATTATTGCGAAGCTGGCTTTCGCGCCAGCTACATCGATGTGCGCCAGGTGGTCTACAAGGCGTAGGTCCATACGCTCCTCGATTTCGTTGCCAGAGCATGCAGCACTGCTGGACATGACGACCGGGTCGATTGCCCGTTGGCGTGCTTCGCCCTTTTCGATCGCGATTTCCTGATGTCAACGTGATGAAACCGCGATCGCGCGTCGACCGTTCTCAAGCATCCGACGCCCCGCGCCAAAACCAACGCCGAGCGCCTCAGACCATAGGAGGCTTCCTTGAAGCGAACTGTTGCCGCCATTGCCATCCTGCTTGCCGCCGTATCCGCTGCCGACGCACGCCGCGTTGTTCCACCCACCGTCATGAACGATCCGCTGGGTCTTA includes:
- a CDS encoding dodecin family protein, whose protein sequence is MSVARVTEITSSSKKSFQDAIEKGIARASKTLKNVEGAWIQDQKIVVEDGKIAAYRVNMKVTFILAE
- the kdsA gene encoding 3-deoxy-8-phosphooctulonate synthase — translated: MSKSQASNSMAPNSAVTVGNVVFDNNAALALIAGPCQFESRQHAFDMAGALKELTGKLGIGLVYKTSYDKANRTSLSATRGAGMDAALPVFDELRKEFSLPVLTDVHTEEQCAIVAPHVDVLQIPAFLSRQTDMLVAAAKTGKVINVKKGQFLAPWDMKNVVAKITGSGNANVLTTERGASFGYNTLVSDMRALPIMAEIGAPVIFDATHSVQQPGGQGGSSGGERRFVETLARAAVAVGVAGVFIETHQDPDNSTSSDGPNMLPLKDMPALLERLMAFDRIAKGR
- a CDS encoding VOC family protein, translating into MTDRPTTGTHPLDHLVLPTGSLDTARARLASLGFVVAPTGIHPFGTENCCVFLADGTYLEPLAIGSEQAAIKAATGGNVFVARDRLYRDSRGDEGFSAVVLGTDNADADHARYVEAGLSAGDTLSFSRAFTDTSGKSDVASFKLAFASASGATDAFLFACHRINAPKVDRTALQTHANGATGIVEVVAVSDQPDEQIRLISVAVNNPAANGEDGVFLLPNATLSVLDPKSFTARFGVPAGSSTKLRFVAIVFAVRSIDVTSRLLAANSIQHDIAGTDIVVPPVSGQGAAFIFREIP
- a CDS encoding Dabb family protein, producing the protein MIRHIVFFSARRKEDVEAVRTGLLALGNIPHSSLFEVTLNTKVDPLSDEVDVVVYAEFADDAALAAYKAHPLYAQTTAKVKPLRELRYSADVVAGS
- a CDS encoding SAM-dependent methyltransferase, which gives rise to MAHGEHHSVAPGEAVRLDEFNFAEIVKGLPAKARMVLSAAMNLPRGSLKVRMPDGRAVLVGGKGPGPDAELVLKNWRLPGRAFSGGTIGVAESYMDGDWESPDVTSFLELFVVNSAIGERVAGGASWLINTVQRIRHWFNENTRTGSKRNISAHYDLGNAFYKEWLDPSMTYSSALYANGANDLESAQAAKYRALARDTGIGRKDHVLEIGCGWGGFAEFAAREIGCRVTGLTISREQHDFAKARIAKAGLADKVDIKLQDYRDETGTYDRIASIEMFEAVGEKYWPVFFGKMKACLRPGGTAGLQIITINEAAYDTYRARPDFIQRYVFPGGMLPTPSILKALGKDHGLAHLRERVFPDDYARTLAEWRHRFWASWEKIVPLGFDDRFKKLWEFYLHYCEAGFRASYIDVRQVVYKA